In Geotalea uraniireducens, the genomic window GCCAGCGCCCCCTTGTTGATCACCACGTCGTTCAGGACCCGGTGCGAGAGGACAGCTTCGTCGCCCCGCTCCACCGTTGCCCGGAGCATCATCCGCTCGGAAGTACGAAAATTTCCCGACAGGCAGGCGGTCAGTGACGGATACAGCTCATCGAGGGTGATTTCAGTCAGGAAGCCGAGGCTCCCCAGATTGACGCCAAGGATCGGGATCTCCCGCGCGCCGATCAGCCGGGCCGCCGAGATGAGCGTACCGTCGCCCCCCAGCACTACCGCCATATCGGCCATGACGGGGATATCTTCGGCAACGACCCCCGGTGCCCCGTGCAGATGCCGCGCCAGATGGGCTTCAACCAGCGGTGTCAGCCCCCGTTCTTCGAGCCAGGCGACCAGTTCCCCGGCCACTCCCTGGCAGCGGGGATCGTGAACCTTGGCGAAGATGGCGATTTTTTTCATCGTGCGGGCCTTGGTGTTGTGATATATGTATGGAATTTACTAACATATATCAGGGGGCATGTCCATTGGAAATTCCCCCGTTTAGCACCCTAACGTCCCGACTGCAGGGCACTATTGGTTAATAAGCCCCCATTAAATCAAGGTGATCTATGAATGACGAGCTCCTCAACGCGACTGCGGAATCTGCCGAACTCGACATGATGATGCTCATCATCAAGTCCTTCCTTGAGCATCTTGAGTATACGCTTGGCAAGGATAAATACTCGGCGACCCGCCATGACCTGTTCAATGCCCTGGCCTACGCGGTACGCGACCGGATGGTGGAACGCTGGCTCGATACGCAGCAGGCCTATTACAACGACGACCCGAAGCGGGTCTACTATCTTTCCATGGAATTTCTGATGGGACGAACGCTGGAAAACAGCCTCGTCAACCTGGGGTTGCTCGACAATTTCCGGGAGGCGATGAATTCCCTCGGCTACGACCTTGACGACATCATGAACCAGGAACAGGACGCCGGCCTCGGCAACGGGGGGCTCGGCCGGCTGGCCGCCTGCTTCCTCGATTCCATGGCCACCATGGGGATTCCGGCATACGGCTACGGCATCCGCTACGAATATGGCATTTTCCGCCAGAACATCGTCGACGGGGCTCAGGTGGAGATTCCCGACAACTGGCTCCGCTACCGGAACCCATGGGAAATGGACCGGCAGGAGCATCTGCACGTCATCAAATTCAACGGCCGGGTAGTCGAGCGAAAGGACGGCGAGGCGAACAGCATCTTCGACTGGATCGATACCGACGACGTCATGGCGATGGCCTACGACACGCCGATTCCCGGCTACGGCACCAACACCGTCAACACGATGCGGCTCTGGACCGCCAAATCGACCCGTGAATTCGACCTCACCTTCTTTAATGAAGGAAACTACATTCGCGCCGTCGAAAAGAAAATGATGACGGAAAATATCTCCAAGGTCCTCTATCCCGCCGACCACGTCCCGGAGGGGAAGGAACTCCGTTTCAAGCAGGAATATTTTCTCGCCTCGGCAACCCTTCACGACGTCATCTACCGTTTCCGGAAAATGCACGACGATCTGCGGCTACTTCCCGACAAGGTCGCCATCCAGCTAAACGACACCCATCCGGCCCTGGCGATTCCGGAAATGATGCGACTTTTGCTCGATCATTTCCGCCTCGACTGGCAAACGGCCTGGGATATCACCACTAGGACCTTCGCCTATACCAATCACACGATTCTTCCCGAGGCGCTGGAAAAATGGCCGATCTGGTTCTTCGAACAGATCCTCCCCCGCCACCTGCAGCTCATTTACGAGATCAACGACCGTTTTCTGGCCGAAGTCCGCAGTCGTTTCCCCGGCGATATCGGCAAGCTGGAGCGGATGTCGCTCATCGAAGAGCACTGGGAACGCAAGGTGCGGATGGCCAACCTGGCCATCGTCGGCAGCCACTCGGTCAACGGCGTGGCCGCCCTGCATACGGAAATCCTCAAAGAGAGCGTTTTCCGCGACTTCTACGAAATGTACCCGGAACGGTTCAACAACAAGACCAACGGCATCACCCAGCGCCGCTGGCTCAAAGGTGCCAATCCGGGGCAGGCAGCGCTCATCGGCAAGGCCATCGGCGAGGGCTGGGTCACCGACCTTTATCAGCTGCAGCAGCTCCGCCCCCTCATCGACGATCCCGCCTTTGTTGCCGAATGGCGGGAAGTCAAGCGGCAGAACAAACAGCGGCTGGCCGAGTACATCCGCAAGCACAATTGCATCGAGGTCAACATCGACTCGATGTTCGACTGCCAGGTAAAGCGGATTCACGAATACAAGCGGCAGTTGCTGAACATCCTCCACGTCATTACACTCTACAACCGGATCAAGGAAAATCCGGCGGTGGACCAGGTGCCGCGCACGATAATCTTCAGCGGCAAGGCCGCTCCCGCTTATTATCTCGCCAAGCTGATCGTCCGGCTGATCAACGCCGTCGGCGAGACGGTCAACGGCGATCCGGCGGTCGGCGACCGGTTGAAGGTGGTCTTTCTCGCCAATTACGGAGTCTCGCTGGCGGAGAAGATCTTCCCTGCCGCCGACCTGTCGGAGCAGATTTCCACTGCCGGCACCGAAGCGTCGGGAACCGGCAACATGAAATTCGCCCTCAACGGCGCCCTGACCATCGGCACCCTCGACGGCGCCAATATCGAGATCATGGAAGAAGTGGGACGGGAGAACATCTTCATCTTCGGCATGAACGCCGGGGAAGTCGAGGAGCTGCGCCGCAAGGGGTACGTACCCCGCGACTATTACAACCGCAATGCCGAGCTGAAAAAAGGACTGAACATGATCGCCGAAGGGACTTTCTCGCCGACCAACCGGGAGCTGTTCCGCCCCATCGTCGACACCCTGCTCAACCAGGGAGACTATTACATGCTCCTCGCGGACTACGCCTCTTACATCGCCTGCCAGGAGGAAGTGAGCGCCCTTTACCTGAACCAGGACGAATGGGCGCGCCGGGCGATCCTCAACTGCGCCGGGATAGGCAAATTCTCCAGCGACCGGACCATTGCCGACTACGCCCGGGAAATCTGGGGGGTTGAGCGGATGGAAATCCATCCGGTGCTGGAATACCGGCAGAGTGCCGCCGCGGAATAGCCCCGCCAGGAAACCGATTCATGGATCTTTTCGACACGACTGCCGCCAGTGAAACCCTCAAGGATGCCCCACTCGCCGAACGGATGCGCCCCCGCACCCTCGACGAGTACGTCGGCCAGGAGCACCTGCTCGGTGAAGGGAAGCTGCTGCGCCGGCTGATCGAGTCGGACACCCTGACCTCCCTCATTTTCTGGGGGCCGCCCGGCTCCGGCAAGACCACCCTCGCCCGGGTAATCGCCAACGCGACCAAGTCCCACTTCATTTTTTTCTCGGCCATCCTCTCCGGGGTTAAGGAGATTCGGGAACTGGTCAAGGAAGCGGAAGAGGCGCGCAAGTACCACGGGAAAAACACCATCCTGTTCGTCGACGAGATCCACCGCTTCAACAAAACCCAGCAGGACGCCTTTCTGCCCTATGTGGAGCGGGGAACCTTCACCATCATCGGCGCCACGACCGAGAACCCTTCTTTCGAAGTTATCGCGCCGCTGCTCTCCCGCTGCAAGGTGCTGGTTCTCTCCCCGCTGGCCGACGACGACGTGGAAAAGATCCTCCGCCATGCCCTCGCCGACCGGGAGCGGGGGCTGGGCGAGCGGGAACTGAGGGCCGACGACGAGGCAATTGCCTACATTGCCGAGCAGGCGGGGGGGGATGGCCGGGTTGCCCTCAACACCCTGGAGACCGCGGTCCGCTTGGCCCAAAACGGGATCATCGACCTGGAGACGGTCCGCGAGGCGGTCCAGAAAAAACCGCTCCTCTACGACAAGGGGGGAGAAGAACACTACAACGTCATCTCGGCCTTCATCAAATCGATGCGCGGCAGCGATCCGGATGGGGCGCTCTACTGGCTGGCGCGGATGATCGAGGCGGGCGAAGACCCGCTGTTCATCCTCCGGCGGATGGTAATCCTGGCCAGCGAAGACATCGGTAACGCCGATCCCCGGGCACTACAGGTCGCCATTGCCGCGCTGCAGGGGTTCCAACTGGTAGGCATGCCGGAAGGGCGGATCATCATGGGGCAGGCGGTTACCTATCTCGCCACTGCCCCCAAGTCGAACGCGTCGTACGTCGGCATCGACGCCGCCCTGGCGGAGGTACGGAAAAGCGGAGCGCTCCCGGTACCGCTCCACATTCGCAATGCGCCGACCAAGCTGATGAAGGAGCTGGGCTATCACCAGGGCTACAAGTATGCCCACGATTACCAGGAAGGCTTCGCCGTGCAGGATTACCTGCCGGAGCGGTTGCAGGGAAAGCGGTTCTACGAACCGACCGGGCGGGGCTACGAGAAGACGATCAAGGAACGGCTCGACTGGCTGCGCGCCAGGGAAGAGGCGGAACAATAGGTATCAGCATTCCTCGGGCTCCCCTGGACCCGGTGTCGGAAAGGAAGAGACCATGAAGAAGATCGGGATTCTTACCAGCGGCGGTGACTGTTCCGGCATGAACGCCACCATCCGGGCGGCGGTCCGGACCGCGCTCCGCCTGAACCTCGAAGTCGTCGGTTTCCGCAAGGGCTACGCGGGGCTGATGAAGGGCGACTGTATCCAGCTCGACAGTCGGGCGGTCTCCAATATCCTTCACCGGGGGGGGACCTTCCTCCAGTCGGCCCGTTCCGCCGAGTTCCGCACGACAGAGGGGCAAGAGCAGGCGGTAGCGGCTCTCCGCGCCATGGGGGTCGACGGGCTGGTGATTCTCGGCGGCGACGGCTCCCTCTGCGGGGCGCTCGCCCTCCATCGGCTCGGCTATCCGGTCATCGGCATCCCGGCCAGCATCGACAACGATATCCCCTATACCGACATGGCCCTCGGCGTCGACACGGCGCTGAACAACATCATCTACGCCGTCGACTGCATAAAGGACACCGCCAGTTCCCACGCCCGCGCCTTCGTCATCGAGGTGATGGGACGCAATTCCGGCTACCTGGCCAGCGTCGCCGCCATCGCCACCGGTGCCGAATACGCGCTGGTGCCGGAGCGGGAATTCGATCTGGCCGAAATCTGCCAGCAACTGCGCTGCCGTTACGAAGAGGGCCGGGACAACGCGATCATCATCCTCGCCGAGGGGGCCGGCCACGCCCAGGAGGTCGCCCATAGCATCAAGGATGCCATCGGCTTCGAAACCCGGGTGACCGTCCTCGGTCACTACCAGCGGGGCGGCGCGCCGACGGTCTTCGACCGGCTGCTGGCGAGCCGGTTCGGCAAGAAGGCCGTTGAACTGCTTATCTCCGGACAGCAGGGGATGATGGTCGGCCTCTCCTGCAACGCCATCCTCGCCACCCCCCTGGAAGATGTCATCAGGGGGGAAAAGCGCCCACAGGACGAAGTGCTGCGACTGGCGGAAGTCCTCGGTATTTGATGGCGGGCCGCTAGCTCCGGTTGCACCGCTCGATGGCGGCGGCCAGTTCCTCGTCCGACAAGTCGGGAAGGACGAAGACCCCGGCCTCGTCCCGTTCGGCCACCGTAATGCCGGGGTATTTCTCTTCCAGTAGCTTTAACTCCCGGGACTGGCGCCGTACCGTCCGGAGGAGCCGGCGATTCTCCTCCTCCAGGGCGTGTTTCTCGAAAGCGGCGCGCAACGCCAGCTGCAGTTCGAGGCTATCCCACGGCTTGGTGAAGAAGCGGTAAATCTCCCCCCGGTTGACCGCGTTGATCGTCGCTTCGAGGCTGGCATGGCCGGTCAGCATCAGCCGCACCGTCTCCGGATATCGTTGCCGCACCTCGGCCAGAAATTCGGCTCCTCCCATGCCGGGCATCCGTTCGTCGGAAATAACCACCGCCGGCCGGTGCTGCTCCATGACCGCCAGCCCTTCCTCGCCATTGCCGGCCGTAAAAATCTCGAACGGCTCGTCAACGAGCGTCCGTTGCAATGCCGCGATGATCTGCGGCTCGTCGTCCACCAGCAAAAGTTTCCGGTTCATATCTCCTCCGTCAGCGCGATACAGTCGTCGGCCGGTTTCGTCCCGCAGAACGGGCAGACCAGCCAGTCACTCTCCAGCGGCATCCGGCACTGCTGGCAGACGTCGTGACGGACGTCGCCGCAGTGGGGGCAGAAGAGGAACTTGGCGTCGATAATCCGATTACAGCCGAGGCACTGGCGCTCGTAACCGATCTGCGGACCGATCACCCGCACCAGCTCCTCCAAGGTCGTCTCCCCCCGCCGGACCTTTTCCATCCCGTCCTCGATCAGGGTCCGCATCCCGGTCGCCCGGGCCATCTGCAACAGTTCCGACTCTTTGTAGTTGCTGCTGATGAAATGACGGAAATCGTCGTTCATGACGAAAATCTCGAACACCCCGGTCCGACCGAGGTAGCCGGTCTGGTTGCACTTGTCGCACCCTTTCCCCACATAGATTTCATGGCCGAGGTATCCCGGCGGGATACGGAGCAGGGTGGTCAGCTCCACATCGGGGGGGACGGCGGTGCGGCAATGGTCGCAGACGCGGCGGACCAACCGCTGGGCGATGATCCCTTCGAGAGCCGAGGCGATGATGTACGGCTTGATCCCCATATCCATCAGCCGGGTGATCGAGGCCACCGAGTTGTTGGTATGGAGGGTCGTCAACACCATGTGACCGGTCAGCGACGCCTTGAAGGCCACATCGGCGGTATCGAAGTCCCGGACCTCCCCGACCAGGATCACGTCCGGGTCCTGGCGAAGGGTGGCACGGAGCACCTGGGAGAAGGTCAGGCCGATCTTGTCCCGCACCGACACCTGGTTCGCCTCTTCGACGAAATATTCGACCGGTTCCTCGATGGTTTCGAAGTTTTTGCTGCTCTGCAGCATGGTCGACAGCAGAGAGTAGAGCATGGTGGTCTTGCCGCTGCCGGTCGGGCCGGTGGCGATGATCACCCCCTGGGGCTTGCGGCTGATGGCACCGATCTTCTTCAGATCGTCGGGAAGCACCCCCAGTTCTTCGAGACGCTTGACCGCCCCGCTCTTGTCGAGGATGCGCAATACCATCTTTTCGCCGTTGATGGTCGGCAGCGACGAGACCCGCAGGTCGACGATCCGCGTCCCCGACTTGACCGTAATCCGCCCGTCCTGGGGACGGCGCCGCTCGGCGATGTCCATCTTGGAGAGAATCTTGATCCGCGACACCACTGCGGCGTGGAGATCGGGAGGAATCCGCAACTTGGTATGCAGCATGCCGTCGATCCGGTAACGGATGATCGTGTACTTGGTCTTCGGCTCAACATGGATGTCGCTCGCCTTGTAGCGGATCGCCTCGGAAATGATCGCGTTGACGATGCGGATGATCGGCGGCACCTTTGACGAGCCGATCAGTTCGTCGACGCTGACCTCCTTCTCATCCTCTTCGAGAACGATGTCGATCTCGTCCAGCGGTTCGAGCTCGCCCAGTTCGTCGAGCCCGTCACCACCCGCCGGTCCTTCGCTGTAACAACGCCGAAGCTGAGCGGCGATCTCCGAGCCGGCGGCCAAAAGCGGCACCACTTTCAGCCCGGTGACCATGGCGATGTTGTCGCAGAGGAGGATATCCGACGGATCGGCCATGGCGATGGTCAGCTGCCCCCCCTCAAGGCGGACCGGAATCAGCCGGCTCCGCTCGCAAAGGTCACGGGGAAGCGAGCGGACGGCAGCCGCCGAGATCGCCGCCTCCCGCAGATCGATCGGCTCGATGTGGAGATTTGCCTGCAACGCCTTGAGGATTTGCGCTTCCGTCGCCAGGCCGAGCCGCACCAGGACGTCGCCGAAGAACTCGTCGGGTTGCAGGCTGTCGTTCGCCCGTTCCAGGTCGGCGCCGCTGATGACCCCCTCGTTGACGAGGATGTTCCCCATCAGTCCGCGACTCTTGTCGAACAGGCCGGCGTAGTTTTTGATCTTCAGCTGTTGCCGACGGGCAACCTCCTTCAGCTTGCGGTTCTCCCGCAACAGCACGTACTGCTGGAGGGCCAGGCTGACCGTCAGCCGCAGATCCTCATCGTTCCACGGCTTGGTGATGAATTTGTAGACCGCCCCGTCCTTCACCGCGCCCATGATCGACTGGACGTCGGCATAACCGGTCAGCATGATCCGGATCGTCTCCGGCCAGCGGGTGCGCACTTCCTTGAGGAATTCGGCGCCCGTCATCCCCGGCATCCGGTGGTCGGAAATGACCAGGTGGACCGGTTGCCGCTCCATGATTTCCAGGGCCTTGTCGGCGGCGGTGGCGGTCAGGATCTCGTAGTTCTCTTCGAGGAAGATCCGCCGCAGCGCCTTCAGCACCCCTTCCTCGTCATCGACGAACAGAAGGGTAAAGCCGCCGCCCGTCTCATCGGGCTCGGTATCGACTACGTCGTCGCCGGCGATATTCATGCCGTCGCTGCGCCCCACCGCCTTGAACAGTTCCGCATATCGTGACATGGTCAACTCCTCCGGAGCGGCAGCGTCATGACGAAGCAGGCACCGCCGTCCGGCGGCGAGAGCAGCTCGACGCTTCCCCCCAGTTCATTGCTGATATCGTAAACCACCGCCAGCCCCATGCCGGTCCCCTTCCCGACCTCCTTGGTGGTGAAAAACGGCTCGAAGATCCGCCCCCTGATCGGCTCGGGGACCCCGGGGCCGTTGTCGGCAATCCGCACCGTGATGGCGTGGTCGTCGCCGGCGGTGGCGACGGTCAGCCGCAGCCCCTCCCGGCGGGCCTCGCAGGCGTTGCGGATGATGTTCAGCAAAGCCTGGCAGAGCAGC contains:
- a CDS encoding glycogen/starch/alpha-glucan phosphorylase, producing the protein MNDELLNATAESAELDMMMLIIKSFLEHLEYTLGKDKYSATRHDLFNALAYAVRDRMVERWLDTQQAYYNDDPKRVYYLSMEFLMGRTLENSLVNLGLLDNFREAMNSLGYDLDDIMNQEQDAGLGNGGLGRLAACFLDSMATMGIPAYGYGIRYEYGIFRQNIVDGAQVEIPDNWLRYRNPWEMDRQEHLHVIKFNGRVVERKDGEANSIFDWIDTDDVMAMAYDTPIPGYGTNTVNTMRLWTAKSTREFDLTFFNEGNYIRAVEKKMMTENISKVLYPADHVPEGKELRFKQEYFLASATLHDVIYRFRKMHDDLRLLPDKVAIQLNDTHPALAIPEMMRLLLDHFRLDWQTAWDITTRTFAYTNHTILPEALEKWPIWFFEQILPRHLQLIYEINDRFLAEVRSRFPGDIGKLERMSLIEEHWERKVRMANLAIVGSHSVNGVAALHTEILKESVFRDFYEMYPERFNNKTNGITQRRWLKGANPGQAALIGKAIGEGWVTDLYQLQQLRPLIDDPAFVAEWREVKRQNKQRLAEYIRKHNCIEVNIDSMFDCQVKRIHEYKRQLLNILHVITLYNRIKENPAVDQVPRTIIFSGKAAPAYYLAKLIVRLINAVGETVNGDPAVGDRLKVVFLANYGVSLAEKIFPAADLSEQISTAGTEASGTGNMKFALNGALTIGTLDGANIEIMEEVGRENIFIFGMNAGEVEELRRKGYVPRDYYNRNAELKKGLNMIAEGTFSPTNRELFRPIVDTLLNQGDYYMLLADYASYIACQEEVSALYLNQDEWARRAILNCAGIGKFSSDRTIADYAREIWGVERMEIHPVLEYRQSAAAE
- a CDS encoding replication-associated recombination protein A yields the protein MDLFDTTAASETLKDAPLAERMRPRTLDEYVGQEHLLGEGKLLRRLIESDTLTSLIFWGPPGSGKTTLARVIANATKSHFIFFSAILSGVKEIRELVKEAEEARKYHGKNTILFVDEIHRFNKTQQDAFLPYVERGTFTIIGATTENPSFEVIAPLLSRCKVLVLSPLADDDVEKILRHALADRERGLGERELRADDEAIAYIAEQAGGDGRVALNTLETAVRLAQNGIIDLETVREAVQKKPLLYDKGGEEHYNVISAFIKSMRGSDPDGALYWLARMIEAGEDPLFILRRMVILASEDIGNADPRALQVAIAALQGFQLVGMPEGRIIMGQAVTYLATAPKSNASYVGIDAALAEVRKSGALPVPLHIRNAPTKLMKELGYHQGYKYAHDYQEGFAVQDYLPERLQGKRFYEPTGRGYEKTIKERLDWLRAREEAEQ
- a CDS encoding response regulator, which produces MNRKLLLVDDEPQIIAALQRTLVDEPFEIFTAGNGEEGLAVMEQHRPAVVISDERMPGMGGAEFLAEVRQRYPETVRLMLTGHASLEATINAVNRGEIYRFFTKPWDSLELQLALRAAFEKHALEEENRRLLRTVRRQSRELKLLEEKYPGITVAERDEAGVFVLPDLSDEELAAAIERCNRS
- a CDS encoding NAD(+)/NADH kinase, translated to MKKIAIFAKVHDPRCQGVAGELVAWLEERGLTPLVEAHLARHLHGAPGVVAEDIPVMADMAVVLGGDGTLISAARLIGAREIPILGVNLGSLGFLTEITLDELYPSLTACLSGNFRTSERMMLRATVERGDEAVLSHRVLNDVVINKGALARIIDMETLVNDRYLTTYKADGLIISSPTGSTGYSLSANGPIVHPALECVAITPICPHTLTNRPIVLEASAEIAVRINSKHEDVFLTLDGQVGMELKCGDLIRVQRAEHRTRLVMSASKDYFEVLRTKLKWGER
- the pfkA gene encoding 6-phosphofructokinase, with protein sequence MKKIGILTSGGDCSGMNATIRAAVRTALRLNLEVVGFRKGYAGLMKGDCIQLDSRAVSNILHRGGTFLQSARSAEFRTTEGQEQAVAALRAMGVDGLVILGGDGSLCGALALHRLGYPVIGIPASIDNDIPYTDMALGVDTALNNIIYAVDCIKDTASSHARAFVIEVMGRNSGYLASVAAIATGAEYALVPEREFDLAEICQQLRCRYEEGRDNAIIILAEGAGHAQEVAHSIKDAIGFETRVTVLGHYQRGGAPTVFDRLLASRFGKKAVELLISGQQGMMVGLSCNAILATPLEDVIRGEKRPQDEVLRLAEVLGI
- a CDS encoding ATPase, T2SS/T4P/T4SS family, whose protein sequence is MSRYAELFKAVGRSDGMNIAGDDVVDTEPDETGGGFTLLFVDDEEGVLKALRRIFLEENYEILTATAADKALEIMERQPVHLVISDHRMPGMTGAEFLKEVRTRWPETIRIMLTGYADVQSIMGAVKDGAVYKFITKPWNDEDLRLTVSLALQQYVLLRENRKLKEVARRQQLKIKNYAGLFDKSRGLMGNILVNEGVISGADLERANDSLQPDEFFGDVLVRLGLATEAQILKALQANLHIEPIDLREAAISAAAVRSLPRDLCERSRLIPVRLEGGQLTIAMADPSDILLCDNIAMVTGLKVVPLLAAGSEIAAQLRRCYSEGPAGGDGLDELGELEPLDEIDIVLEEDEKEVSVDELIGSSKVPPIIRIVNAIISEAIRYKASDIHVEPKTKYTIIRYRIDGMLHTKLRIPPDLHAAVVSRIKILSKMDIAERRRPQDGRITVKSGTRIVDLRVSSLPTINGEKMVLRILDKSGAVKRLEELGVLPDDLKKIGAISRKPQGVIIATGPTGSGKTTMLYSLLSTMLQSSKNFETIEEPVEYFVEEANQVSVRDKIGLTFSQVLRATLRQDPDVILVGEVRDFDTADVAFKASLTGHMVLTTLHTNNSVASITRLMDMGIKPYIIASALEGIIAQRLVRRVCDHCRTAVPPDVELTTLLRIPPGYLGHEIYVGKGCDKCNQTGYLGRTGVFEIFVMNDDFRHFISSNYKESELLQMARATGMRTLIEDGMEKVRRGETTLEELVRVIGPQIGYERQCLGCNRIIDAKFLFCPHCGDVRHDVCQQCRMPLESDWLVCPFCGTKPADDCIALTEEI